The sequence GGGAAACCGGTTGTTCCCGAGGTGTATTGAATATTGATCGGGTCGTCCGACGACAGCCGGGCCTGCGCTGCCTCGAGCCGCGACGGGTCGTCGGCGAGCGCCGCCGCGCCGTCCGTCATCAGCGTGCTCCACTCGGGACTGCCGAGGAGAACGACCATGTCGAGATCGGGGCACTCCGGGCGCACTTCCTCGATCATGGCGCCGTAATCGGAGGTCTTGAACTCAGCAGCAGACACCAGGAGGCGGATGCCTGCTTGTCCCAGCACGTACTTCAGTTCGTGCGCCCGGTAGGCGGGGTTGATGTTGACCAGGACCGCACCGATCTTCGCTGTGGCGTACTGGATGAGCGTCCACTCCGGGCAGTTCGGCGCCCAGATGCCCACCCGGTCACCTTTGACGATGCCGCGGGTGAGCAGGGCCGCCGCGAGCGTGTTCACGTCCTGCGCCAGTTCGGTGTACGTCCACCGACGACCCGAGGGAACATCGACCAGGGCGTCGCGACGACCGTGCGCGGCCACAGTTCGATCGAAGTTGTCTCCGATGGTGTCCCCCAACATCGGGGCGTCGCCGAGCCCGGACGTGTAGCTGGGAAGTGGCGTTGTCATAGCTTTCCTCTCCAGGCGCCTCGACGGACACCTACGGGACGGGCGGGCACACGAGGCCGTTCCGTTCTCGAATTTACTCCCGGTCGACGTGACGCCCGGTCAGAGAGCTTCGTCCTTCGTCTCGACGAGCGCCTTCGTGCACACCAGGCTCACCACGGCCAGCCCGGCGAGCATGACGCCGATCGCTGCACTTCCGTATGCCGACGCGAGCGGCGCTGCGATCAGGGGCGGTACTGCGCCGCCAAGCACACCCGCGAGGTTGTAGCCGAGGCCTGCCCCGGTGTACCGGTAGCGGGTCTGGAACATTTCGGGGAGTAGCGCCCCGCAGGGGCCGTACGCGACTCCGAAGATTGCGAGCGTCACCATCACGCCGATCGCGAAGGCGACGGGTGAACCGGTGTCGAGCAGCGGGAACAGTGCCAGCGCCCACACCACGGCCAGCGCACAGGAGATCATGATGACCCGGCGGCGACCGATCCGGTCCGAGTACAGCGCGGACACGATGATGGTGAGCCCGAAGACCACCGCCGAGACGATCCCGACGGTCAGAACGAAGGGACGACTGAATCCGAGCGTCGCGGTGCCGTAGCTGGTGAGAAAGGCTGTGCCCATGTAGAAGAAGGCGAAGAGCGTGGCGAGGGCACCGGCGGAGAGAAGGATTTCCTTGGTCTGGTAGCGCCACGCATCCATGAGCGGGAGCGTCCGGGGTGCAACATCGGCCCGGTCGGCCTCCTGCACGGCGCGGAACACCGGTGTCTCCTCGATCGCGAGGCGCATGTAGAGACCGATACCGACCAGGACGGCGCTGAAGAGGAACGGTATCCGCCACCCGTAGTCGAGGAAGGTGGAGTTCGTGTCACCGAAGACGGCGCCGGTGACGAGGAAGGTGGCACTCGAGAGGATGAACGCGACGGCAGGGCCCAGCTGGGGGAACATCGCATAGAGTCCGCGTTTGCCCGGTGGGGCGTACTCGGCGGTGAGCAGTGTGGCGCCTGCCCATTCACCGCCGACCGCGAATCCCTGACCGAATCGCAAGAGCACCAGGAGAATCGGGGCCGCGACACCAATTGTGGCGGCACCGGGAAGCAGCCCGATCAGGAACGTGGAGACGCCCATCAGGATCAAGGTGGAAACGAGGGTCTTCTTACGACCGATTCTGTCCCCGTAGTGACCGAAGAGCATGGCTCCTACGGGTCTGGCGACGAAGGCCACCGCGAACGTCGCGAACGACGCCACGGTTCCGGCGGTGGAGCCCAGGGCGGGGAAGAACACCTTGGGGAAAACCAGTGCCGCAGCGGTTCCGTAGATGAAGAAGTCGTAGAACTCGATCGTCGTCCCGATGCCACTGGCGACGGCCACCTTACGAACGCTGGTGCCGCCCTTGCGCACCGGCGCGGGAGTGTGGGGCACTCCCGCACTCGATGTGGAGACTGTGCTCACTCGATTCCTCCGTGGTCCGTGTGGATGTCCCGACTTCCGGGACAAGAGGAAAGGTAGTGACCTGGCTCACGTCGTCACCACCCCCGAATGGGGGGGGGTGGTGACTTCCGCCTCCCTGGGAGGGCTTCAGGCCGGCGCGCCCGCAGCTCCCAGCAGCTCCCTGCGCAGTTCCGTCCACACCGTTGCGTAGGAGTCGATGACCGGCTCAGCTACCCACTTCTTGTCTCCGGCAGCGACTTTCGCGAGTGCGTCCGCGAACAGATCCTGGTAGCGGGACAACCGAGGGACGAACGCCGACAGGTCGTCGAACACCACGGAGGCGCGGCGATCGAGGTCGGCAAGCTGATCGGCGTCCGCGGTGTCGATCAGTGCGACGAACTCCTCGTGGAACGGCACGAAGCTCTCGTACACCTCCGCGATGGAATCCTCGTCGATGGACACCCGCTCGGCGTCGAGCTGGTCCTCGAGTTCCGCCAGTCCCGCCTCGGTCAGAGCGATCCGGCCACTCGATACTTCCTCCGCCTTGCCCTGGCTCAGCAGGGCGTCGTAGGCAGCCTGCGCGGACGCCGCGGCCACTCCCAGATGTTCGGCGAGCACATCGGCACTGACCTGCTCTTTCAGACGCACAGCCTGCAGTAGGGCCAACTCGTCCACATTGCCAGCGAAGGCCATAGGTCTTCTCCTCGTCATACCCGTGCAGGGTCGTTACGGGCAGGCCCGGGCGGACCTGCCGACCCTCTAGGTAACACGACTACAGTTCGAGGATCTCCGAGGGGGCTGCCAGCGCATCCGCGCGGGAGGTGTCCTTCAAATCCACACCGGATCTGCCGAGCTTTCTGGCACCGCCGACGAGCGACGCCACGACGCGCGCCGCGACCTCGTACCCGAGGCCTCCGGGGGGATGGATGTTGGATACACAGTTCCGGTCTGCGTCGGTGCGTCCGGGCCGGGGAAGGTGGGTCAAGTAGACACCCGCACTGTCGGCCACCGACAGGCCGGGCCGTTCCCCGATGAGCAGTACGAGCGTCTGCACGCCCATCGCCTCGGCGATGTGATCACCGAGCGCCACCCGGGCCTGAGTGGCGATGACGGGCGGTGCAAGAGAGTAGGTGTCACCGAGCTGCGCGACCAGAGCCGAC comes from Rhodococcus oxybenzonivorans and encodes:
- a CDS encoding MFS transporter, encoding MSTVSTSSAGVPHTPAPVRKGGTSVRKVAVASGIGTTIEFYDFFIYGTAAALVFPKVFFPALGSTAGTVASFATFAVAFVARPVGAMLFGHYGDRIGRKKTLVSTLILMGVSTFLIGLLPGAATIGVAAPILLVLLRFGQGFAVGGEWAGATLLTAEYAPPGKRGLYAMFPQLGPAVAFILSSATFLVTGAVFGDTNSTFLDYGWRIPFLFSAVLVGIGLYMRLAIEETPVFRAVQEADRADVAPRTLPLMDAWRYQTKEILLSAGALATLFAFFYMGTAFLTSYGTATLGFSRPFVLTVGIVSAVVFGLTIIVSALYSDRIGRRRVIMISCALAVVWALALFPLLDTGSPVAFAIGVMVTLAIFGVAYGPCGALLPEMFQTRYRYTGAGLGYNLAGVLGGAVPPLIAAPLASAYGSAAIGVMLAGLAVVSLVCTKALVETKDEAL